One Pararge aegeria chromosome 4, ilParAegt1.1, whole genome shotgun sequence DNA segment encodes these proteins:
- the LOC120623400 gene encoding HIG1 domain family member 1A, mitochondrial-like yields MAQNKPIFDYHDESQSEKLARKTKESPFMVIGLAGLASAVGYGLYSYKNRGSMSTSVFLMQFRVISQGLVVGALTAGMGYSLYNNYINKPKPVDVEH; encoded by the exons ATGGCCCAGAATAAACCGATTTTCGATTATCACGATGAAAGCCAGTCGGAGAAGTTAGcgagaaaaacaaaagaatcgcCGTTTATGGTAATTG GATTGGCGGGATTAGCGTCCGCAGTGGGGTACGGGCTGTACTCCTACAAGAACCGCGGCAGCATGAGCACGAGTGTCTTCCTAATGCAATTTCGTGTAATATCACAAGGCTTAGTAGTCGGAGCATTGACCGCTGGCATGGGTTACTCTCTGTACAACAACTATATTAATAAACCCAAACCTGTTGATGTCGAACATTGA